From Excalfactoria chinensis isolate bCotChi1 chromosome 4, bCotChi1.hap2, whole genome shotgun sequence, one genomic window encodes:
- the MRPS18C gene encoding small ribosomal subunit protein bS18m isoform X1, whose amino-acid sequence MGAAKMAALVVAGGGLCCRRVPALMWARPCRLQHQQAAAQSDLPIEMENPYKEPPKKCILCGINVDYKNVQLLSQFVSPYTGRIYGRHITGLCDKKQKEISKAIKRAHIFGFMPVMFKNPSFLTDPKICNVKY is encoded by the exons ATGGGAGCGGCCAAGATGGCGGCGCTAGTTGTGGCTGGtggtgggctgtgctgcaggcgGGTGCCGG CGTTGATGTGGGCGAGGCCTTGTCGTCTTCAGCACCAGCAAGCAGCGGCCCAGTCTGACTTG CCTATAGAAATGGAGAATCCATATAAAGAGCCTCCTAAAAAGTGTATCTTATGTGGAATAAATGTGGACTACAAGAATGTGCAG CTTCTGTCTCAGTTTGTTTCTCCATACACTGGCCGCATTTATGGCAGGCATATAACAG GCTTGTGTgataagaagcagaaagaaatttcaAAAGCCATCAAAAGAGCTCATATATTTG GATTTATGCCAGTTATGTTTAAGAACCCATCATTTCTTACAGACCCCAAGATTTGTAATGTTAAGTATTGA
- the MRPS18C gene encoding small ribosomal subunit protein bS18m isoform X2, which produces MWARPCRLQHQQAAAQSDLPIEMENPYKEPPKKCILCGINVDYKNVQLLSQFVSPYTGRIYGRHITGLCDKKQKEISKAIKRAHIFGFMPVMFKNPSFLTDPKICNVKY; this is translated from the exons ATGTGGGCGAGGCCTTGTCGTCTTCAGCACCAGCAAGCAGCGGCCCAGTCTGACTTG CCTATAGAAATGGAGAATCCATATAAAGAGCCTCCTAAAAAGTGTATCTTATGTGGAATAAATGTGGACTACAAGAATGTGCAG CTTCTGTCTCAGTTTGTTTCTCCATACACTGGCCGCATTTATGGCAGGCATATAACAG GCTTGTGTgataagaagcagaaagaaatttcaAAAGCCATCAAAAGAGCTCATATATTTG GATTTATGCCAGTTATGTTTAAGAACCCATCATTTCTTACAGACCCCAAGATTTGTAATGTTAAGTATTGA